A window of the Deltaproteobacteria bacterium genome harbors these coding sequences:
- a CDS encoding Fic family protein: MSIYIHQLTTWPEFTWDSELLAMKLGAVRHQQGRLLGRMETLGFRLRGEAVLQTLTEDVLKSSEIEGEILSREQVRSSIARRLGMEAGALPPADRHVEGVVEMMLDATQECHVRLTEERLLGWHAALFPTGRSGMRIIRVGNWRDDREGPMQVVSGPQGRQRVHYEAPPADRLPSEMRRFLAWFDGSEPDGGVLKAAIAHLWFVTIHPFEDGNGRIARAIADMALARSENSVQRFYSMSAQICTEKKAYYDILEITQKGSLDITGWLGWFLDCLGRAIGGTEAALSVVLRKARFWEIHREASFNGRQKAMLNRLLDGFTGKLTSSKWAALCKCSQDTASRDINDLIVRGILVRAPAGGRSTSYLLAEAG; encoded by the coding sequence TTGTCTATCTATATTCATCAACTCACCACTTGGCCGGAATTTACTTGGGATTCGGAACTCCTGGCCATGAAGCTCGGTGCGGTGCGGCACCAGCAGGGGCGGCTTCTGGGGCGGATGGAAACCCTCGGATTCCGGCTCCGCGGCGAGGCCGTTCTTCAAACCCTCACCGAAGACGTGCTCAAGTCCAGCGAGATCGAAGGCGAGATTCTGAGCCGGGAGCAGGTGCGCTCGTCCATCGCCCGCCGCCTGGGGATGGAGGCAGGTGCCTTGCCCCCCGCCGACCGCCATGTGGAAGGCGTCGTGGAGATGATGCTGGACGCCACGCAGGAATGCCACGTCCGGCTGACGGAAGAACGGCTTTTGGGCTGGCATGCGGCTCTTTTTCCCACCGGCCGGAGCGGCATGCGCATTATCAGGGTGGGCAATTGGCGCGACGACCGGGAGGGACCGATGCAGGTGGTTTCCGGCCCGCAAGGCCGTCAGCGGGTTCACTACGAAGCTCCGCCTGCGGACAGGCTCCCGTCCGAGATGCGCAGGTTCCTGGCGTGGTTCGATGGCAGCGAGCCCGATGGCGGCGTACTCAAGGCGGCCATTGCCCATCTATGGTTCGTGACCATCCATCCCTTCGAGGACGGAAACGGCCGGATTGCCCGTGCGATTGCCGACATGGCGCTGGCCAGATCGGAAAACAGCGTGCAGCGTTTCTACAGCATGTCCGCGCAGATCTGCACCGAGAAGAAAGCCTATTACGACATTCTGGAAATCACCCAGAAAGGCAGTCTCGATATTACCGGATGGCTTGGGTGGTTCCTCGACTGCCTCGGCCGGGCCATTGGGGGCACCGAGGCGGCCCTGTCGGTGGTCCTCAGGAAAGCGCGGTTCTGGGAAATCCACAGGGAAGCCTCCTTCAACGGCCGGCAAAAGGCCATGCTCAACCGCCTGCTGGACGGTTTCACGGGAAAGCTCACCTCGTCGAAATGGGCAGCCCTATGCAAATGTTCTCAGGACACCGCATCCCGGGATATCAACGATCTTATCGTGCGGGGCATACTGGTGAGGGCTCCTGCCGGTGGCCGAAGCACAAGCTACCTTCTGGCGGAGGCCGGCTAG
- a CDS encoding DUF962 domain-containing protein, with the protein MNYLEVYRLKHQHPWNQATHYVGIPMIVFSLVWPLYTWIFRGYFDWQTLAIWFVVGWIFQFIGHAIEGNQPAFFRNPVHLVMGPLFIIAKPFVWVYEKATGRKVWKTEKTAA; encoded by the coding sequence CTGAACTACCTGGAGGTCTACCGGCTCAAGCACCAGCACCCGTGGAACCAGGCGACGCACTACGTCGGCATCCCGATGATCGTCTTCAGCCTGGTCTGGCCACTCTACACCTGGATTTTCCGCGGCTACTTCGACTGGCAGACGCTCGCCATCTGGTTCGTCGTGGGCTGGATCTTCCAGTTCATCGGCCACGCCATCGAGGGCAACCAGCCGGCCTTCTTCAGGAACCCCGTGCACCTCGTCATGGGGCCGCTGTTCATCATCGCCAAGCCGTTCGTGTGGGTTTACGAGAAAGCCACCGGCCGGAAGGTCTGGAAGACCGAAAAGACCGCGGCGTAG
- a CDS encoding prenyltransferase: MDTTATSPETEPLSRLSLWLRALRLFSLPAVIVPVIVGAGLAARSATGVANWWLLLWMAVSATAMLLAVNVRNDIDDFDRGLDRPGQPPGAAGSGVIPDGLLTRSDMLTAQFALMAVAGFAALPLIWERGLEVLVLGTAGFSLGLLYTARPFGLKYRGLGDPLVFLLMGPVMVSGIDWILTGELAAARIAAGAPVGLLAVLILHANNWRDVETDASAGIRTVAIRLGGKGSQIYAALLAAGALAIVAWAALAGIVPALSLLVFLSLPKVSATLRLIRQGREAYRRRGPRGDPTFHAAQLHLLFGILYAAGLLFG; the protein is encoded by the coding sequence ATGGACACCACCGCCACCTCCCCGGAAACGGAACCCCTCTCCCGGCTCTCGCTGTGGCTGCGGGCCCTGCGGCTCTTCTCGCTCCCCGCCGTCATCGTGCCGGTCATCGTGGGCGCGGGACTCGCCGCCCGGTCGGCGACGGGAGTTGCAAACTGGTGGCTGCTCCTGTGGATGGCCGTCTCGGCCACGGCGATGCTGCTCGCCGTGAACGTCCGCAACGACATTGACGACTTCGACCGGGGGCTCGACCGCCCCGGCCAGCCGCCCGGCGCGGCGGGTTCGGGCGTCATCCCCGACGGGCTTCTGACCCGTTCGGACATGCTCACGGCGCAGTTCGCGCTGATGGCGGTGGCGGGTTTCGCGGCGCTTCCCCTCATCTGGGAGCGCGGGCTGGAGGTGCTGGTCCTGGGGACGGCCGGATTCTCGCTGGGCCTTCTCTACACGGCGCGTCCCTTCGGCCTCAAATACCGGGGCCTTGGCGACCCGCTGGTGTTCCTTCTCATGGGACCGGTGATGGTGAGCGGCATCGACTGGATCCTCACGGGCGAGCTTGCCGCCGCGCGCATCGCCGCCGGTGCGCCGGTGGGGCTCCTCGCCGTTCTGATCCTGCACGCCAACAACTGGCGCGACGTGGAAACCGACGCCTCGGCCGGCATCCGCACGGTGGCGATCCGGCTCGGCGGGAAGGGCTCGCAAATCTACGCCGCGCTGCTCGCCGCCGGTGCGCTCGCCATCGTCGCGTGGGCGGCGCTCGCCGGGATCGTCCCCGCCCTTTCGCTCCTCGTCTTCTTGAGCCTCCCCAAGGTGTCCGCTACCCTGCGGCTGATCCGGCAGGGCCGCGAGGCGTACCGGCGGCGCGGACCCAGGGGCGACCCGACCTTCCACGCCGCGCAACTGCACCTCCTGTTCGGCATCCTGTACGCGGCGGGGCTGCTTTTCGGCTGA
- a CDS encoding SCP2 sterol-binding domain-containing protein produces the protein MPITPDMNADQVKAELAKINASDNNALRDVAKDATPKQAYEVIMPYMFEKRGAEVKDTLAMVNGSLLWDITGDGGGKWAMIFPGDGTFKVVPGDKPDASATIQLSYENWKLMQTGQMPPQQLFMSGQMVVTGDMGILMQLQAVMPQ, from the coding sequence ATGCCCATTACTCCAGACATGAACGCCGACCAGGTGAAGGCGGAACTCGCCAAGATCAACGCCAGCGACAACAACGCGCTCCGCGACGTGGCCAAGGACGCCACCCCGAAGCAGGCGTACGAGGTGATCATGCCCTACATGTTCGAAAAGCGCGGCGCCGAGGTGAAGGATACCCTTGCCATGGTGAACGGCTCGCTCCTGTGGGACATCACCGGTGACGGCGGCGGCAAGTGGGCGATGATCTTCCCGGGCGACGGCACCTTCAAGGTGGTCCCCGGCGACAAGCCCGACGCCTCGGCCACGATCCAGCTCTCCTACGAGAACTGGAAGCTGATGCAGACGGGCCAGATGCCCCCGCAGCAGCTGTTCATGAGTGGCCAGATGGTCGTGACGGGTGACATGGGCATCCTCATGCAGCTCCAGGCCGTGATGCCGCAGTAA
- a CDS encoding trypsin-like peptidase domain-containing protein, with protein MNTFRRILKPALAAFLTVTLGGCLGLFFGPVPDRDYSNEGVTLMGAANTVSGMKAGDICQMNEAAEPPPAAPIHTDTIRQLAARSKSSVVNIYVKTANPVRAQILIIPVPGLPPVDIPGEALGSGFFCSKSGFLLTNAHVVARADKLSAKTDDGKLHELEIVAVDRKHDLALLRVTPAGSFPAATMAGAARLAEGDWVVAIGNPLGLTHSVSHGIVSQRSRSIAELQRGREDDLQFLQTDTPINPGNSGGPLFDITGQVVGINTAIARHAQGISFTIPTERVRMFLDQVGELSTRRFPPVRR; from the coding sequence ATGAACACATTCCGTAGAATTCTGAAGCCCGCCCTGGCTGCCTTCCTGACCGTGACGCTGGGCGGGTGCCTGGGCCTGTTCTTCGGCCCGGTGCCCGATCGCGACTACTCGAACGAGGGCGTCACCCTGATGGGCGCCGCCAACACCGTGAGCGGCATGAAGGCGGGCGACATCTGCCAGATGAACGAGGCGGCTGAGCCGCCGCCAGCGGCGCCGATCCACACGGACACGATCCGCCAGCTCGCCGCCCGGAGCAAGAGCTCGGTCGTGAACATCTACGTGAAGACGGCCAACCCCGTGCGCGCCCAGATCCTCATCATCCCCGTGCCGGGGCTGCCGCCGGTGGATATCCCCGGTGAGGCGCTGGGCTCGGGGTTCTTCTGCTCGAAGTCCGGGTTCCTGCTCACGAACGCGCACGTCGTTGCCCGCGCCGACAAGCTCTCGGCCAAGACCGACGACGGGAAGCTGCATGAGCTCGAAATCGTCGCCGTGGACCGCAAGCACGACCTCGCCCTGCTCCGCGTCACCCCGGCGGGCAGCTTCCCGGCGGCGACCATGGCCGGCGCGGCGCGGCTCGCCGAGGGCGACTGGGTGGTGGCGATCGGCAACCCGCTGGGGCTCACCCACTCGGTGTCGCACGGGATCGTCTCGCAGCGGAGCCGCTCGATCGCCGAGCTCCAGCGCGGCCGCGAGGACGACCTCCAGTTCCTTCAGACCGACACGCCCATCAACCCCGGCAACTCCGGCGGCCCGCTGTTTGACATCACCGGGCAGGTGGTCGGCATCAACACGGCCATCGCCCGCCACGCGCAGGGAATCAGCTTCACGATTCCCACCGAGCGGGTACGGATGTTCCTGGACCAGGTGGGCGAACTGTCCACCCGCCGCTTCCCGCCGGTTCGGAGATAG
- a CDS encoding long-chain-acyl-CoA synthetase yields MGLMSTLRFLNVTVRSIYTVAVTLKDGTKLSAAKLVEETAAKSPNQACVKYEDRVYTYKEFNEACNRVADAFLKDGAKKGDVVALLMDNRPEYLITMVGLNKIGVVTSLINTHVTGVQLVHAIKICNPRWIMVGNEHLANLKEIEADLPNGLSMKDLLVWSDTPDVQMPSQARLFNPIVKQSGNTNPPTTADQTVNDPMIYMYTSGTTGLPKAALIKNQRFLRAAFSFGRILSKLQPSDTTYLALPLYHATGAVAAWGAVVATGSAIALRRKFSATQFWDDVVKYDATAFNYIGEVCRYLLHTPPHPLERKHKLRLMIGAGMRKDVWIPFVERFGVKEVIEFYAATEGNVAIVNIDGEPGMLGRLLPGQRVVKIDAETEEIVRDAQGRCVDARPGEQGILVGLMNQINRFDGYLDKSKTEEKIIRNAFGDGNDYFNTGDLVNMHKGKKVSFADRLGDTYRWKGENVSTNEVSIVLNQCPGVIETNVYGVEVPGAEGRAGMAAVVVNGEFDVARFGKHVAEGLPRYALPYFIRLQKQLELTGSFKYVKTHLKKEGFDPAKVNEPVYFFDSVTKTYVPVTPELFERINRGEVSV; encoded by the coding sequence ATGGGTCTCATGTCCACGCTCAGGTTCCTGAACGTCACGGTTCGCAGCATCTATACCGTCGCGGTCACGCTGAAGGACGGCACGAAGCTCTCGGCGGCGAAGCTCGTCGAGGAGACAGCGGCGAAGTCCCCGAACCAGGCCTGCGTCAAATATGAAGACCGGGTCTACACGTACAAGGAGTTCAACGAGGCCTGCAACCGGGTCGCCGATGCGTTCCTGAAGGACGGCGCGAAAAAGGGTGACGTCGTGGCGCTCCTCATGGACAACCGCCCCGAATACCTCATCACGATGGTCGGCCTGAACAAGATCGGCGTCGTCACTTCGCTCATCAACACCCACGTTACCGGCGTCCAGCTCGTTCACGCCATCAAGATCTGCAACCCCCGCTGGATCATGGTGGGCAACGAGCATCTTGCGAACCTGAAGGAGATCGAAGCGGATCTGCCGAACGGCCTCTCCATGAAGGACCTGCTGGTCTGGTCGGACACGCCGGACGTCCAGATGCCCTCGCAGGCGCGCCTGTTCAATCCCATTGTGAAGCAGTCGGGAAATACGAACCCGCCGACGACCGCCGACCAGACGGTGAACGACCCGATGATCTACATGTACACGTCCGGAACGACCGGGCTCCCCAAGGCGGCCCTCATCAAGAACCAGCGGTTCCTCCGGGCGGCATTCTCCTTCGGGCGGATACTGTCCAAGCTCCAGCCGAGCGACACGACCTACCTTGCGCTTCCCCTCTACCATGCGACGGGCGCCGTCGCGGCCTGGGGCGCGGTCGTCGCCACGGGGTCGGCCATCGCACTCCGGCGCAAGTTCTCGGCGACCCAGTTCTGGGACGACGTGGTGAAGTACGACGCCACGGCGTTCAACTACATCGGCGAGGTCTGCCGCTATCTGCTGCACACGCCGCCCCATCCCCTGGAAAGAAAGCACAAGCTCCGGCTCATGATCGGTGCCGGAATGCGAAAGGACGTCTGGATCCCGTTCGTCGAGCGGTTCGGCGTCAAGGAAGTGATCGAGTTCTACGCCGCCACCGAGGGCAACGTCGCCATCGTCAACATTGACGGCGAGCCCGGCATGCTGGGCAGGCTGCTCCCCGGCCAACGGGTCGTGAAGATTGACGCCGAGACCGAGGAGATCGTCCGCGACGCCCAGGGCCGCTGCGTGGACGCCAGACCCGGCGAGCAGGGAATCCTCGTGGGGCTCATGAACCAGATCAACCGGTTCGACGGCTACCTGGACAAGTCCAAGACCGAGGAGAAGATCATCCGCAACGCCTTCGGCGACGGCAACGACTATTTCAACACGGGCGACCTGGTGAACATGCACAAGGGGAAGAAGGTCTCCTTCGCCGACCGGCTGGGCGACACCTACCGCTGGAAGGGCGAGAACGTCTCGACCAACGAGGTGTCCATCGTACTGAACCAGTGTCCCGGCGTGATCGAGACGAACGTCTACGGTGTGGAGGTTCCCGGCGCCGAGGGCCGGGCCGGCATGGCGGCCGTCGTCGTCAACGGCGAGTTCGACGTCGCCCGGTTCGGAAAGCACGTGGCCGAGGGGCTCCCCCGGTACGCCCTCCCCTACTTCATCCGGCTCCAGAAGCAGCTCGAACTGACGGGCAGCTTCAAGTACGTGAAAACGCACCTGAAGAAGGAAGGGTTCGACCCGGCGAAGGTGAACGAACCGGTCTACTTTTTCGATTCCGTCACCAAGACTTACGTCCCCGTCACACCGGAACTGTTCGAGCGGATCAACCGCGGCGAAGTGTCCGTGTAA
- a CDS encoding long-chain fatty acid--CoA ligase — MIQGETIAHRLVERVKQSGGKPAFFSKTGGKWEPVTWAGHGAAVRELSLGLRALGIGLGDRVAIFGNTRIEWIQTDQAVLGLGGVTVPIYQSNLPPAAAWIIQDSESKAVVVENSETLGKIGQVRAGCPGLKYVISMDDSAKGKGEGFLTLEELRAKGAEFARSRPGAYENGLAEVKAAGLATIVYTSGTTGNPKGVMLSHSNIVSELDALQKCVTAGEDDVVLSFLPLAHIFGRVESFAGIQMGWQVYFAESIEKIADNLTEARPTMMFSVPRIYERVYSKIQAGVAESAVKKALFGWAIPVGMEASKLRQQGKQPAGLLALQHRLASRIVFSKITSKLGGRLRFAISGGAPLSRQIAEFFDAVGVKILEGYGLTETTAATNVNREEKYKFGTVGPAVPGAGVKIADDGEILLQGPTVFQGYYRNPEATAEVLKGGWFYTGDIGELDADGFLKITDRKKDLIITAAGKNIAPQNIENLLKTDRHISQVMVFGDRRKYLTAVIAPNLEEVAKWAQAGGIQFAEPADLLKNEKVHAFIGGIVEEKNRELASYETIKKFILADRDFSEATGELTPTLKVKRKVVTELYRPRLDALYDEKFD, encoded by the coding sequence ATGATTCAGGGGGAAACCATCGCGCACCGTCTGGTTGAGCGCGTGAAGCAGTCGGGCGGGAAACCTGCCTTTTTTTCCAAGACCGGCGGCAAGTGGGAGCCGGTAACGTGGGCCGGGCACGGCGCGGCGGTCCGTGAACTGTCGCTGGGACTGAGGGCCCTTGGCATCGGGCTTGGCGACCGGGTGGCGATTTTCGGCAACACCCGGATCGAATGGATCCAGACCGACCAGGCGGTGCTGGGACTGGGCGGCGTCACGGTGCCGATCTACCAGTCGAACCTTCCGCCGGCGGCGGCCTGGATCATCCAGGACTCCGAATCGAAGGCGGTCGTTGTCGAGAACAGCGAGACGCTCGGCAAGATCGGGCAGGTCAGGGCCGGGTGTCCGGGGCTCAAGTACGTCATCTCGATGGACGATTCGGCAAAAGGGAAGGGCGAAGGGTTCCTGACGCTGGAGGAGCTCCGCGCAAAGGGCGCGGAGTTCGCCCGGAGCCGGCCCGGAGCGTACGAAAACGGCCTTGCCGAGGTGAAGGCCGCCGGGCTCGCCACCATCGTCTACACGTCGGGCACCACGGGCAACCCCAAGGGCGTGATGCTCAGCCACTCCAACATCGTGTCCGAGCTGGACGCGCTCCAGAAATGCGTCACGGCCGGGGAGGACGACGTGGTGCTCTCGTTCCTTCCGCTCGCGCACATCTTCGGGCGCGTGGAATCGTTCGCCGGGATCCAGATGGGCTGGCAGGTCTATTTCGCCGAATCGATCGAGAAGATCGCCGACAACCTGACCGAGGCCCGGCCGACCATGATGTTTTCGGTGCCCCGGATCTACGAGCGGGTCTACTCGAAGATACAGGCCGGCGTGGCCGAGAGCGCCGTGAAGAAGGCCCTGTTCGGGTGGGCGATTCCGGTGGGCATGGAGGCATCGAAACTCCGCCAGCAGGGAAAGCAGCCCGCGGGGCTCCTGGCCCTCCAGCACCGGCTGGCCAGCAGGATCGTCTTTTCCAAGATCACATCGAAGCTGGGCGGCAGGCTCCGGTTCGCCATCTCCGGCGGCGCGCCGCTCTCGCGCCAGATAGCCGAGTTCTTCGATGCCGTCGGCGTGAAGATACTGGAGGGCTACGGCCTCACGGAAACGACCGCCGCGACCAACGTGAACCGCGAGGAGAAATACAAGTTCGGCACGGTGGGGCCGGCCGTTCCGGGCGCGGGCGTGAAAATCGCCGACGACGGGGAGATACTCCTCCAGGGACCGACGGTGTTCCAAGGCTACTACCGGAACCCGGAGGCCACCGCCGAGGTGCTTAAAGGGGGCTGGTTCTATACCGGCGACATCGGCGAGCTGGATGCGGACGGTTTTCTCAAGATCACCGACCGCAAGAAGGATCTTATCATCACCGCGGCGGGCAAGAACATCGCGCCGCAGAACATCGAGAACCTGCTCAAGACCGACCGGCACATCTCGCAGGTGATGGTGTTCGGCGACCGCCGCAAATACCTCACGGCCGTCATCGCCCCGAACCTGGAGGAGGTCGCCAAGTGGGCCCAGGCGGGCGGCATCCAGTTTGCCGAGCCCGCCGACCTGCTGAAAAACGAGAAGGTCCATGCGTTCATCGGCGGGATCGTCGAGGAGAAGAACCGGGAGCTGGCGAGCTACGAGACGATCAAGAAGTTCATCCTGGCCGACCGGGACTTTTCCGAGGCCACCGGGGAGCTCACGCCGACGCTGAAGGTGAAGCGCAAGGTCGTTACCGAGCTGTACCGGCCGCGTCTGGACGCGCTCTACGACGAGAAGTTCGACTGA
- a CDS encoding acyl-CoA dehydrogenase family protein, which translates to MFELNEMHKMTQQMIRQWCDKNLRPNISKLEEGEMLPYDLMRSMMKQFGLDAMSKMALQKRVKKLREQESGAGVEKKNEAPNSAMSELMGEGGGDPMLMMVVVKELSRVSPGFAMSWGVSMGLAGGAIISKGNADQVEKYGIPMATMEKVGSWCLTEPGAGSDAFGSMRSVAKPDGDYYVLNGQKTFITNGPCADVFVVYAKIDRGQPVAEMPVNTFILEKGMPGFTQGKPFKKMGMRDSPTSELFFEDVRVPKANLLGGKEKTAEGRADTKESLGNERSGIPAMALGIIEECYERSVKYVQERKQFGRVVGEFQAVQLDIADMYVKLKNVENIVYRTAWMQKKGIRDVSFINASKAYCSQACVDVALKAIQLHGGYGYMEEYHIEKLARDSKLLELGAGTTHINYLTAARNELGLGK; encoded by the coding sequence GTGTTTGAACTGAATGAAATGCACAAGATGACGCAGCAGATGATCCGCCAGTGGTGCGACAAGAACCTGCGTCCGAACATTTCGAAGCTCGAAGAGGGAGAGATGCTCCCCTACGACCTCATGCGCAGCATGATGAAGCAGTTCGGCCTCGACGCCATGTCGAAGATGGCCCTCCAGAAGCGGGTGAAGAAGCTCCGGGAGCAGGAGTCCGGCGCCGGGGTCGAGAAGAAGAACGAGGCCCCGAACTCCGCCATGAGCGAGCTGATGGGCGAGGGCGGCGGCGACCCGATGCTGATGATGGTCGTCGTGAAGGAACTCTCGCGGGTGTCGCCCGGCTTTGCGATGAGCTGGGGCGTCTCGATGGGCCTTGCCGGCGGGGCGATCATCTCCAAGGGCAACGCCGACCAGGTGGAGAAGTACGGCATCCCGATGGCCACGATGGAGAAGGTGGGCTCCTGGTGCCTGACCGAGCCGGGCGCCGGCTCCGACGCCTTCGGCTCCATGCGCAGCGTGGCGAAGCCTGACGGCGACTACTATGTCCTGAACGGCCAGAAGACGTTCATTACCAACGGCCCGTGCGCCGATGTCTTCGTGGTCTATGCCAAGATCGACCGCGGGCAGCCGGTGGCCGAGATGCCGGTCAACACCTTCATCCTCGAAAAGGGGATGCCGGGCTTTACCCAGGGCAAGCCGTTCAAGAAGATGGGCATGCGCGACAGCCCCACGAGCGAGCTGTTCTTCGAGGACGTCCGGGTGCCGAAGGCAAACCTGCTGGGCGGCAAGGAAAAGACCGCCGAGGGACGCGCCGACACCAAGGAGTCGCTCGGCAACGAGCGGTCGGGGATCCCGGCGATGGCACTCGGCATCATCGAGGAATGCTACGAGCGGTCGGTCAAGTACGTGCAGGAGCGCAAGCAGTTCGGCCGCGTTGTGGGCGAGTTCCAGGCGGTCCAGCTCGATATCGCCGACATGTACGTGAAGCTGAAGAACGTCGAGAACATCGTTTACCGCACGGCCTGGATGCAGAAGAAGGGTATCCGCGACGTGTCGTTCATCAACGCATCCAAGGCCTACTGCTCGCAGGCATGTGTGGATGTGGCACTCAAGGCGATCCAGCTCCACGGCGGCTACGGCTACATGGAGGAGTACCACATCGAGAAGCTGGCGCGGGACTCCAAGCTGCTGGAGCTCGGCGCCGGGACGACGCACATCAACTACCTGACCGCGGCCCGCAACGAGCTGGGCCTCGGCAAGTAG
- a CDS encoding FadR family transcriptional regulator, with the protein MQVAPVQKTNVSDDIAGQLRRQILTGELKAGEKLPPERELALRFGTNRNTLREALRILESAGLLRIRQGASIEIADIAAEGRLELLPYLALYARPTPELVRPLRHAMRLRQVLLSETAAAVAECATEGDIRELKVRCEAIGATQSSLAEQTADYEFYAALIRMSRSLTFQWSYNSFGPAYLELVRRGGTLWKLPDWTAGSREKVVEAIAAHKPELARTRLYRHFEKLDGAMFQVLDALGKPSRR; encoded by the coding sequence ATGCAGGTCGCGCCAGTACAGAAAACCAACGTCTCCGACGACATCGCCGGGCAGCTCCGCCGCCAGATCCTCACCGGCGAGCTGAAGGCAGGAGAGAAGCTGCCGCCTGAGCGCGAGCTGGCGCTCCGGTTCGGGACCAACCGCAACACCCTGCGCGAGGCGCTCCGGATACTGGAGTCGGCCGGGCTGCTCCGGATCCGTCAGGGCGCCTCCATCGAGATTGCAGACATCGCCGCCGAGGGGCGGCTGGAACTGCTGCCCTATCTTGCGCTCTACGCCCGGCCCACGCCGGAACTGGTGCGTCCGCTGCGCCACGCCATGCGGCTCCGGCAGGTGCTCCTGTCAGAGACGGCGGCGGCGGTGGCCGAATGCGCCACCGAAGGGGACATCCGCGAGCTGAAGGTGCGCTGCGAGGCGATCGGGGCCACGCAGAGCTCGCTCGCCGAGCAGACGGCCGACTACGAGTTCTACGCGGCCCTGATCCGCATGAGCCGGAGCCTCACGTTCCAGTGGAGCTACAACTCCTTCGGACCGGCCTATCTCGAACTGGTCCGCCGCGGAGGAACCCTCTGGAAGCTGCCGGACTGGACGGCCGGTTCCAGGGAGAAGGTGGTGGAGGCGATCGCCGCCCACAAGCCGGAACTGGCGCGGACGAGGCTCTACCGGCATTTCGAGAAGCTGGATGGGGCGATGTTCCAGGTGCTCGATGCGCTGGGCAAGCCCTCCCGGCGCTGA
- a CDS encoding FHA domain-containing protein encodes MVSRAEGFLASRDPDPDSTAPQFPPSLDSYRRRDDIRVQDQTVSRLHAIIYLDDRGAGVIDLGSTNGTEVDGRNTSHHAIGNGQRVRLGDLEIAVEGL; translated from the coding sequence ATGGTCAGCCGGGCCGAAGGGTTCCTCGCCAGCCGCGATCCGGACCCCGACAGCACCGCGCCGCAGTTCCCGCCGTCGCTCGACTCCTACCGCCGCCGGGACGACATCCGCGTGCAGGACCAGACCGTCTCGCGCCTCCACGCGATCATCTATCTCGACGACCGCGGCGCGGGGGTGATTGACCTTGGCTCCACCAACGGCACCGAGGTGGACGGCCGCAACACCTCGCACCACGCCATCGGAAACGGCCAGAGGGTGCGGCTCGGCGACCTGGAGATCGCCGTCGAGGGGCTGTAG
- a CDS encoding ArsR family transcriptional regulator → MTPHPKTELRAPRLMADAIGQLMEFWNFKSNLGRIWTLLYLSPEPISAAGIADALELSAGAVSMATNELLRWKAIRKIHQPGERKDFFAAETDLWKLITGVLSDRERREIESALDTFRQALAALDAEREHYEAKDFRFKKERIERMFQLASLGKAMLDTLLTQARLDMKPIREHLDRLKG, encoded by the coding sequence GTGACCCCACACCCGAAAACCGAGCTCCGCGCCCCCCGGCTCATGGCCGACGCCATCGGGCAGCTCATGGAGTTCTGGAACTTCAAGAGCAACCTGGGGCGAATCTGGACGCTGCTGTATCTTTCGCCGGAGCCCATCTCGGCGGCCGGCATCGCCGACGCGCTGGAACTGTCGGCCGGGGCCGTCAGCATGGCGACCAACGAGCTGCTGCGCTGGAAGGCGATCCGCAAGATCCACCAGCCGGGCGAGCGCAAGGACTTCTTCGCCGCCGAGACCGACCTGTGGAAGCTCATCACCGGCGTGCTCTCCGACCGCGAGCGGCGCGAGATCGAATCGGCGCTCGACACCTTCCGTCAGGCGCTCGCCGCGCTCGACGCCGAGCGCGAGCACTACGAGGCGAAGGACTTCCGGTTCAAGAAGGAGCGCATCGAGCGGATGTTCCAGCTCGCCAGCCTCGGCAAGGCGATGCTCGACACCCTGCTCACCCAGGCCCGCCTCGACATGAAACCGATCCGCGAGCACCTCGACCGCCTGAAGGGTTAG